TTTCGCATACTTTTTTCCTTTCTTTTTTATTGGTATGTGGGTGTTGGTTTGTTTTATTATTTCAAAGATGGGGTGGGCAGATCTGTTCACCAATTATCCTGCACCTGCTGATTTTATTGGTACAAGGATCGGCATTATTTCGGCGGTATTAATAACGCTAATTATAATAATTGTCTTGTTTTAAAATATAATGAAGAAGGTTTTTATTTAAGACCGATACTTATATTTCGTGCCTTTCATAAACCCATATTAATTCCGTGGGAAGAAGTAAAAGAAGTACGGGATAAAAAAATATTGTTCTTTTCTTTTAAGCGGTTGATCATAGGGCGGCCTTTTGTAGCATCGATACTGATAAAAACAAGTGTGTTCAATAAAATAGCATCCAACCTTAGGATACTGTAAGTAAAAATTGTTAGCCTGCATACCAACCTACTAACACATCTTTAAATTCTTCTTTAGGAAGTAAAAAAGTTTCTTTATCTGCATTCTGAAATACAAGGTTATTGGTTGTAAGGGATATTTTAAAAGGAGAATGCTTTCCATCAATATTAGTAATAGTCATTAAGCCTTCAATTGCAGTAAATGTTATTGGTTCTTTCTGATCTTTACTATAAACCGGAGTGTCTGTACAAATGTCATTGATCAATTTATTGTCTTTAGAATATTGGTTTAAAGTGATTTTTATATGATCTCGAAAATCTACAATACTAAACTGTTTATATTTTGGAATACTATCGAGTATTAACTCTATGATCAGCTCGTAACGATAGTCTTTTGAGATTTTTTGTAACGCAACCATCCCACAACCACTCACTATAGCGGTACTGTCAAATTGATAGGTGTTGTCAATCGCTAAATTATTTACAATGTTTGCTTTTGCCTTAGCGGTTTGTTGTAAAGTATCATTTTGCCATTGGGCAGGGAACACAATACCTGTTTTTTGTTTACAGCTTAATAAAATAACAATTACAACAAAAGCTAAAAATGTTTTTTTCATTTTTACAGGATTATTATTTTATGGTTGCGACATTAGACCATAGTATGGTTTGCCTGCCAGCCAGGTTATTAAAGATAGTTAAGTTCTTATTGGTTATAATGAACGATCTGTCCACCGCATAGAAGTTAAAATCCATTTTAGAGACAGACTCATTAGTACTGAGGAGTGGTAAAATAATGAAATTGATAAAAGCTCTTTTCATTATCGGTTTTATTGTAGGATGCTGACGGCAGGAATTTTCCATAAAAGATGCTTTAATGCTATTCGAATTAAAAGGAGTATAAAATGAAAAAATTGCCTGGCCACTGAGGAGGCGAATACTTTGAATTAAATACATTTTTCATTTTCGAAAGAGTGTTTTTATAAAAAACCCTTCTTTGCCGTGCTCAGACTGACATCTCATTAATTAAAACTAACTGCTAAATTGTTTTTCTTATTTACCATTCTTTCATATTAAGAGCAGTAAACATTCTTAAACTTTTATCCTAAATTCGACGAACATACTTTCATTCTCAACATCAACCTTAATTGAATGCATACTTTATTACCTTTTTTACTGGCAATGATCGCGACGGTGGTATTATTGGAAATGTGGGCATCCAAACTAAGGATCGCTTACCCGATATTATTGGTGGTAGCAGGGTTGTTGATAAGCTTTATTCCCGGCTTGCCGGTGGTTAAGATAAACCCGGACCTTATCTTTTTTATCTTCCTGCCGCCATTGTTGTTTGAGGCTGCCTGGTCGGTATCTTTTAAAGAAATGAAAAAGTGGTGGCGCATTATAAGCAGCTTTGCTTTTTTGGTAGTGTTCTTTACGGCGCTAACGGTGGCTATTGTGGTGAATCATTTTATCCCCGGCTTTACATTGGCGTTAGGGTTTTTGTTAGGTGGCATTGTTTCTCCGCCCGATGCAGTAAGTACCGGTGCTATTACAAGATTTGTGCGAATACCTAAATCCACCTCGGCAATATTGGAAGGAGAGAGCCTGTTGAACGATGCCTCTTCATTAATTATCTTTCGTTTTGCGTTGATAGCAGTAAGCACCGGGCATTTTATATGGCAGCAGGCGGCGCTTAGTTTTTTATGGATGATCATTGGCGGAGTAGCCATAGGCTTAGCATTGGCATGGATATTTGTAAAAGCACATAAATGGTTGCCGACAGATGCACCATCGGATATAGCCTTTACACTCATAGAACCCTATTGCATGTATTGGGTAGCGGAACAATTGCATAGCTCCGGAGTGTTGGCGGTAGTAGCAGGCGGGTTGTTCATGTCTTCCAAAAGATTATTCTTCTTAAACAGTACCAGTCGTATTAAGGGATATAGTGTGTGGGAGAGCTTTGTATTTATTTTAAACGGTATCGTGTTCTTGATTATCGGGTTGGAGCTTCCTGAAATTGTAGAAGGCTTGCGTGCGCATGGTACTCCTTTACATACAGCCATCGGGTATGGCGTATTGGTAACATTTATTTTGATACTGGCAAGAATGATCAGTGCCTATACAGCTCTTGTAGCAACGATCATTTTTCGCCCGAGCGTAATACCGCATGCCTCTTCCCGAAGGCGACGATTGTTAATGCCTTTGTTATTAGGGTGGACAGGAATGCGAGGAGTGGTATCCTTAGCAGCAGCTTTGGCAATTCCTGTTACATTGGATAATGGTACAGCTTTCCCTGAAAGGAATCTTATTCTCTTTATAACTTTTATAGCGATCTTATTGACATTGCTGGTACAAGGGCTTACGTTACCGACCTTTATAAAACGAAGTCGGTTATTTGATGGAATATTTGCTGAGGATGATAGCGAAGTAGTATCGCAACGCATTAAGAAAGAGTTACGACATCATAGCTATGAGTTTTTGAAGAACAAGCATGAGAATGAATGGAAGGGACATGATGGAATGCAACAGTTGTTACATCACTGGGAAGAAAAAACAAAAGCTTCTGATGATAGCTGGATGGATGAGAATATAAAAACCATCTTTTTGGAGATGCTGGAAAGCCAGCGGCAATATCTTTCCAAGCTTAATAAAGATGTTACTATCGATGAAGAGATCATCCGTACACAATTGTACCAAATAGACCTGGAGGAAGAACGTTTGAGAATGATATAGAAAAAGGGAAGAGACTGCTGCAACTAAACATTGTTTGCTCAGCTCTTCTTTACTTCCTTCGCCCACGCATCTTTCAATGTAACGGTTCGGTTAAAGATCAGCTTGTCGGCAGTTGCTTCTTTATCTAAACAGAAATATCCTTTGCGGATGAATTGATAGCGGGTAGCTGTATCTGCAATTTTAAGCGAAGGCTCTACATAAGCCTTGCTGATAACCTGTAATGAATCGGGATTAATATATTCTTTAAAATCGCCCTCTTCGCTGCCGGGATCTTCGGCTTTAAATAAGCGTTCGTATAAACGTACTTCCGCACTTAAAGCGTGCTGTACACTTGCCCAGTGAATGGTTCCTTTAACAGTGATACCACTGGTATCATTGCCACTTTTACTTTCAGGAATATAGGTTGCATGAATTTCGGTGATGTTACCGCTTTCATCTTTTGTAAAGCTTTCGCATTTTACAATGTATGCGCTCTTTAAACGCACCATGGCGCCCGGTGCTAAACGAAACCATTTTTTAGCAGGTACTTCCATAAAGTCTTCTCTTTCTATCCATAGCTCTTTGCTGAATGGAATAGAACGGGTGCCACCTGCATCTTCGGCTTGCGTATTATAATCAGCTGTAAATTCTTCTGTTTGATTATCGGGATAATTAGTGATGATCAACTTTACAGGATCCAACACTGCCATTACACGCTTAGCGATCTTATTCAGATCTTCTCTAACACAAAATTCCAATAAACTGACATCAATTAAATTATCTCTTTTAGCTACACCAATGCGGTCACAAAAGTCACGAATGCTTTCCGGTGTGTACCCACGGCGACGTAAGCCACTGATGGTTGGCATACGTGGATCGTCCCAGCTTTGTACAAAACCTTCATTCACCAATTGTAATAGTTTTCGTTTACTCATTACCGTATAGGTCATGTTCAAACGGGCAAATTCATACTGATGAGAAGGGAATATTTCCAGCTTTTCAATGAACCAATTGTATAATTCTCTGTGTGCAACAAACTCTAAGGTGCAAATGCTGTGTGTGATGTTTTCGATACTGTCGCTTTGTCCATGTGCAAAATCATACATCGGGTAAATGCACCATTTATCTCCCGTACGGTGATGATGCGCATGTTTGATACGATACAACAACGGATCCCGCATGTGCATGTTGGGAGAAGTGAGATCTGCTTTTGCACGTAATACTTTTTCCCCGTCTTTATACCTGCCATTCTTCATTTCTTCAAATAGCTGCAGGTTTTCGTCAATGCTTCTATTCCTGTATGGGCTTTCTTTGCCCGGTTCAGTGGGGGTACCTTTTAATGCGGCTATTTCTTCTGCAGATGAATCATCTACATATGCCAGTCCTTTTTTGATAAGTGTTACAGCAAGGGTATATAATGCGTCAAAGTAATCAGAAGCATAAAATTCATTTGCCCAGTTAAAGCCTAGCCAGCGAACATCTTCTTTAATGCTGTCAACATATTCGGTATCTTCTGTTACCGGATTGGTATCATCAAATCGAAGATTGGTTTTGCCGCCGTATTTTATTCCTAAACCAAAGTTCAAACAAATGCTTTTAGCATGGCCAATATGTAAATAGCCATTAGGTTCAGGTGGAAAGCGGGTAAGTATTGTTTTGTATTTGCCTGTGTTGATTCCTTCTTCTACAATTTCTTCTATAAAATTCAGGCTTTTTTCTTCAGACATCCGTTTTGATTTGAGTAGCTAATTTACAATAAGATGGTGAATGGTGAATGGTGAATAGTGAAAATATGTTGAAGAATAAGTCAATAATTGATAATTGTATTCATAGCGTTATAAAAAACTTTACAGAAGCTTCACTATTAAACATTCCTCATTGACCTGATTAATCTGCCCTTCCTAAATTACGTAAATGAGATGTGTGCGAAGCAATCGCATGAACCATTCTTGGAAATTCGATATACTGAATTCCAAAGTCAATACAAGTTTGGCGAATGATTTTACTGATAGCAGGATAATGAACGTGAGATATTTTAGGAAATAAATGATGTTCTATCTGGAAGTTTAACCCGCCAACGTACCACGAAATCCATTTATTCTTTGTAGCAAAGTTAGCAGTAGTTTCCAATTGATGAATTGCCCATTCGTTTTCTATTTTGTTAGTATCGGCAACGGGTAACGGAAAATGAGTATGTTCTACCGTATGTGCCAGTTGAAACACGATACTTAAAATTAACCCGGCGCTCATTGTAATAATTAAAAAACCTACCAGCCACTTAACAAATCCTACAACACAAATAGGAACTATTATCATACCAATGATGTATCCGATCTTTGCAGCCCAAAAGCCTAAATGCTCTTTGAGGGTTAATTTACGGATAGAAACTTCACCAACCTTTGATTTAAAATACTTGTCGTAATCAGTCTTAAATATCCATAAAATGTGGAGTAATGTATATAAAAACCAAAAGTAATAATGTTGAAAGCGGTGCATCTTATAACGCTTTTGTGATTTGCACAAACGTAACCACGGTTGAGCTTCAATATCATCATCTACACCATCCACATTTGTATAAGTATGGTGAATGATATTATGCTTGATGCTCCACATAATACTGCTGGCTCCTAAAAAGTTCATAGATATAGCCGCAATCTTATTAATGTGTTTGTTTTTACTAAAGCTACCATGAGACCCATCGTGCATTACATTGAAGCCAATTGCGGCAGTGAGAATACCTAAAAGCAAACACTCTACAATGGCAAATAAAACGGGAGGTGTAAAAAAGATTACATGAATACATAAAGTAAAATAAGTAGCACAAAGAAAAATAGCTTTAAAATATAGGCTGAAATTTCCTGTTTGAGGCTTATTACGTTCTTCAAAATATTGATTAACGCGTTTCTTGAGTTCCTGATGAAAAACGCTTTTATTATTTATAAATTTAGGTGTGGTCATGCGATGGTAATAGTAACTTAAATGTGACGCAAGGTACACCTTAAAAACGCATTTCTATAGTTTGTTTATACCCATTTTATGTAGTTTTCTTAATAAATGCGTTAAAGTTTTCAAAACCTATCATTTTAGCACTGATAAAACCTTCTGCATGAGCTACTCCGATCATTTTTCCCCACATTTGATTGCGGTGGATGATACCGTCTAAAAAATCGGGAGATGAAATATATGTTTGAGGGCCGCCGGTATTTTCAGGGTTATAAAACTGTGTGCCAAAGGCTTTAATAGATTCAATTTTTTTATCAATTACTGATGATACATTGATCAGGAAATCAGGTTTGATATAAGTATCCTGTATATAATGGAAAATATAAGCGGGTCGCCATTTTGCCTGTGGAATGTTATTGTCTGTTGTTTCAATTTTAGCAAGGCCCGATAAAAAAGCGGCTTCCACAATTAATTGAGATGCCCGTCCGTGATCAGGGTGCCGGTCAACAGGTGCATTGCATAGAATTATTTCGGGCTGATACCTGCGTAAAACTTTTATGATCTGGCGTTGATGTTCTTCGTCATTCCTGAAAAAGCCATCTGCCATACCCAGGTTTTCTCTTACATCCAGCTGTAATATGTTGGCAGAAGCTGCAGCTTCTTTAGTCCGCGTTTCTACAGAACCTCTTGTACCTAGTTCGCCTCTTGTCAGATCGATAATGCCGGTTTTTTTACCATTTGATTTTTCAACCAATAAGGTTCCTGAACAACCCAATTCAACATCATCCGGATGAGAGCCGAAAGCCAGTATATCTAATTTCATATGGCAAAGATAATTGATAGTTTGGGGTGATGAAAGTAATGGTAGTGTTAAGCGTAGTTTATTGCAATTCCAAAGTTAAGCTGTCGGCGTTAGTTAACTTTCTTCCAAATTCATTTAGCCAATAATCCAGCTTTGGAGGATGAGCAGAAATAAGAGAGCTGCTGTCTTTTTCAATGGCATTTATCTTTAAGTTTTTATCAAACACAAACGCACTGATAACCTTTACATTTTTTCCTTCATTATTTTTTATTTCATACTCATGATTGATTTTGAAATCGTTTAGTCCTTTATCATCAGAGCCTATAGAAAAATCAGGAAATGAAAGCGGTTTATAAGAGCCCGGGTATGTTGAATACTTTTTGATAAATGCGGAAACGGTATCTTGAATTTCGGTTTTTTTTGCAAAATTATCATCATCTTCTTTTACCGCTTGTATTGTTTTAGAGAGAAATTCTCCCAGCTTCATTTCTGGGCTATTAATGCTGCCGTCAGCCATAAAAAACTGAATGCTTGTTGTGTCTGTCAGCAGGTAAGAATAGTTTTTTAATAAACTGTCAGTGTATGAAATCTCTGCATAGATGAATCCTGTTGCTTTAATAGATACATTTTCATTATTTAATAAGCACCTCAAATCTTTAAACGATAGTTTTTGTAACCATTTGTCAAGCCTTAAACTTCTATTATTATCCGGCATTGTGGGTTTAGCATTTATAGCAGATTCACTTGATTGGATAAAAGCATTTGCAGAGTCAATTATTGTTTGACAGTCATCATTAGCGATATGTTGTGTAGAAACAAAAGAACTTGTGATAAAAAGAAGAGATGCAATTAAAAGAGTAAAAAGCTTCATGGCGTGATGATGTTAGTTGTGTTATAATGAATTACAGATGGCTTAGCTTCTAACACCATACATACGTTCAACTTCTTTTACAATTTGTTCCATGGCTGCATCATCGCCGTTGGCGTCGTAAGGTTGTTTTAAGTTGCTGTCAAAAAAGAAAGCAACAGTTTGGTATACACGGGCAGTAAATCCGCCTTTATATTCTTTTATGATCTCGTAACAATTATTACCTGTTTGGCGGTTGATCAATTTCATTAATACTTTTCCCTGGTAAACAGATAAGTTTTTTAAAGGAACGGTAAATTCCCTGCGTAGCTCAGCTTCTCTTGTTTTGATATATTCTTTTCGTTTTCCTCCGTCAGTTATTCCCGCCAGGTTCTTATTAATATCATTGATCACAATACCGGCTCTTCGGGCATAAGGATAAGTAACATAAACAGCATTTCGTAATCTCGTCCATGCAACACGGGCAGCCATGTGCGCTTCGTCATATCTTGAATAAAACGGAATGTTTTCAAGGCTTTTTGCTTCGATGGTATCACCGTTATAAATAACGGCTGCAACCAGCATGGTATCAGCTGCGCTTACATTACTTGCAACTGTTATTTTAAAGGTATCTTTTTTAACAGCGGTCTTTACAGAATCTTTCTTTGCTATGTTTTGGGAGAAACAAAAATTGCCCTGTAGTAAAAACAGGGAGATCAACAATAAGGGAGCCGCTTTATGTAAAAATGTAAAACGCATCTACAGGGTAAATCTACAAAATATAATACAAGTGAATATATAAAGGTAACCTGTAATAAAGATGCTTTAACAAGAATTTTTGTTGCTTAAGAGATCACAAAGCCTTTGCAAAATCGAACAAGGAATTATAAACAGCATCAATACGGGCATCGTTCAGCTTAACATCCGGTCGGGTGGTGGGGAGGAAAACTGTTTTAACGCCAAGGTTACGACCAAATTCCATATCGCCAATGGTATTGCCAACCATTATGGCTTTATTTATATCGATCTGTGGAAAGTCTTTGATGGCTTGCAGGCCCATGCCGGGGTTGGGCTTACGGTCGGGATGATGTTCATCTAGTGCTGTACAGAAATATACTTTGTCAATTTTGCCGCCGGCAGTTTCAATTTCCGATCGCATATTGGCATGAATGGTGTGCAGATCTTCCAACCTTGTTACTCCTTTGCCAACACCTTTTTGATTGGTTATAATAATGATGTATTTGAATTTTTGAGCAAATATTTTTATGGCATCTTTTACACCTTCATAAAAAACAAACTCATCCCAGGTATGAATATAATCGAGATGTTTTTCGTGATTGATAACTCCGTCACGGTCTAAGAATAAAGTCCAGGTTTTATCTATTTGGGTCAGGTCAAGCATTTATTACACCAATTGCTAATTATTAATTTTTAATTCTGTTTGTGCTCTTTCGTAATCTTCAGGAATTCCAATATCGATGAAATATTCATCCTCTACAGAGCCATACATTTTTCGTTGAGAATAATATTTTTCCAGGTAATCTTTTTCAAACGAAAATTTTTCAGGCAGTTCTTCTTTTAAAAAGCTTGCCGTATGTAAAGCATACACGCCACCATTAATCAAGCCTTCGTGGTAGAATTGTTTTTCTTTAAATGATGCAATAGAGAAATCGCTTTTTAATTGAACAACACCATAACGTTCAAAATTTTGCATCGGCTTTAAACAAAGCGTACAATCGGCATGCAATTGTTCATGTAAGATAGAGAGCTTATTGATATCTACACTAAACAGGGTATCTCCGTTTACTATTAATACATTTTTTTCTGTTGCTTTTGTTGCGGCTAATTTAATAGCACCACCTGTACCTAAAGGTTCTTCTTCTATTGAATATTGAATAGTGAGCATTGAATAATAAGCATTCATGTATTCAATAATGGCTTCACTTTTATAGCCAAGAGAAAAAATAAATTTATTTACTTCTTGTTTTTGCAGATGTTCTACAACATAATGCAGAAAAGGTTTTCCGGCTACAGGAGCCATGCATTTAGGCAATTCTGATACCACAGAACGTAATCTTGTTCCTAAACCGCCTGCCAATATTATTACTTCGGTAATCACAATTATGAAAAGTATTTTTCTTCTACCAACTGACAAATAATATGCCCCAGCATGATATGACTTTCCTGTATGCGTGGTGTATCTGTCGACGGAACATTAAATAAATAATCGGATAGGTCTTTCATTTTACCACCCGTTGCCCCGGTAAATGCGATCGTAGTAATACCTTTTTCTTTTGCTACTTCAAACGCATTGATAATATTTTTACTGTTGCCTGAAGTGCTTAAGCCAACCAATACATCACCTTTATTGCCTGTACCTTTTACTATTCGTGAATAAATTACATCATAGCTGTAATCGTTTGCTACGGCTGTGATATACGAAGTGTTACAATGCAAAGCTTCTGCAGGTAAGGCATCTCTGTCGGTATAAAAACGTCCGCTGAATTCTGCTGCCAAATGTTGCGCATCAGCAGCGCTGCCGCCATTTCCGCAGAACAACACTTTATTGCCATTCTTAAATGCAGTTACAATAATGTCGATCGATCTTATTAGTGTATTAATGATCATTTCATCATTAAGTAATTTAGTTTTAACCGAAATGGATTCGCTGATAATATTTTTTATTTTGTCGCTCATAGTTAAACTGTCCAGGTTGTTAAACCATATTTAGTGAATGTATACTCTTTTATTTCACCGCCAAATGTTTTTAAGGTTTCAATTACTTTATAACGGGAATTGTGCGGACAATAAAATATCATAAAGCCGCCGCCGCCTGCACCGCTTATTTTTCCACCTGTTGCACCTGCTTTTTTAGCAGCGTCGTAAATTTCTTCAATATTATTATTGCTGATGTTGGCCGCCA
The Ferruginibacter albus DNA segment above includes these coding regions:
- the gmhA gene encoding D-sedoheptulose 7-phosphate isomerase is translated as MSDKIKNIISESISVKTKLLNDEMIINTLIRSIDIIVTAFKNGNKVLFCGNGGSAADAQHLAAEFSGRFYTDRDALPAEALHCNTSYITAVANDYSYDVIYSRIVKGTGNKGDVLVGLSTSGNSKNIINAFEVAKEKGITTIAFTGATGGKMKDLSDYLFNVPSTDTPRIQESHIMLGHIICQLVEEKYFS
- a CDS encoding D-glycero-alpha-D-manno-heptose-1,7-bisphosphate 7-phosphatase; translated protein: MLDLTQIDKTWTLFLDRDGVINHEKHLDYIHTWDEFVFYEGVKDAIKIFAQKFKYIIIITNQKGVGKGVTRLEDLHTIHANMRSEIETAGGKIDKVYFCTALDEHHPDRKPNPGMGLQAIKDFPQIDINKAIMVGNTIGDMEFGRNLGVKTVFLPTTRPDVKLNDARIDAVYNSLFDFAKAL
- a CDS encoding Na+/H+ antiporter → MHTLLPFLLAMIATVVLLEMWASKLRIAYPILLVVAGLLISFIPGLPVVKINPDLIFFIFLPPLLFEAAWSVSFKEMKKWWRIISSFAFLVVFFTALTVAIVVNHFIPGFTLALGFLLGGIVSPPDAVSTGAITRFVRIPKSTSAILEGESLLNDASSLIIFRFALIAVSTGHFIWQQAALSFLWMIIGGVAIGLALAWIFVKAHKWLPTDAPSDIAFTLIEPYCMYWVAEQLHSSGVLAVVAGGLFMSSKRLFFLNSTSRIKGYSVWESFVFILNGIVFLIIGLELPEIVEGLRAHGTPLHTAIGYGVLVTFILILARMISAYTALVATIIFRPSVIPHASSRRRRLLMPLLLGWTGMRGVVSLAAALAIPVTLDNGTAFPERNLILFITFIAILLTLLVQGLTLPTFIKRSRLFDGIFAEDDSEVVSQRIKKELRHHSYEFLKNKHENEWKGHDGMQQLLHHWEEKTKASDDSWMDENIKTIFLEMLESQRQYLSKLNKDVTIDEEIIRTQLYQIDLEEERLRMI
- the bshB1 gene encoding bacillithiol biosynthesis deacetylase BshB1 encodes the protein MKLDILAFGSHPDDVELGCSGTLLVEKSNGKKTGIIDLTRGELGTRGSVETRTKEAAASANILQLDVRENLGMADGFFRNDEEHQRQIIKVLRRYQPEIILCNAPVDRHPDHGRASQLIVEAAFLSGLAKIETTDNNIPQAKWRPAYIFHYIQDTYIKPDFLINVSSVIDKKIESIKAFGTQFYNPENTGGPQTYISSPDFLDGIIHRNQMWGKMIGVAHAEGFISAKMIGFENFNAFIKKTT
- a CDS encoding nucleotidyltransferase family protein, whose translation is MITEVIILAGGLGTRLRSVVSELPKCMAPVAGKPFLHYVVEHLQKQEVNKFIFSLGYKSEAIIEYMNAYYSMLTIQYSIEEEPLGTGGAIKLAATKATEKNVLIVNGDTLFSVDINKLSILHEQLHADCTLCLKPMQNFERYGVVQLKSDFSIASFKEKQFYHEGLINGGVYALHTASFLKEELPEKFSFEKDYLEKYYSQRKMYGSVEDEYFIDIGIPEDYERAQTELKINN
- a CDS encoding DUF4294 domain-containing protein; its protein translation is MRFTFLHKAAPLLLISLFLLQGNFCFSQNIAKKDSVKTAVKKDTFKITVASNVSAADTMLVAAVIYNGDTIEAKSLENIPFYSRYDEAHMAARVAWTRLRNAVYVTYPYARRAGIVINDINKNLAGITDGGKRKEYIKTREAELRREFTVPLKNLSVYQGKVLMKLINRQTGNNCYEIIKEYKGGFTARVYQTVAFFFDSNLKQPYDANGDDAAMEQIVKEVERMYGVRS
- a CDS encoding fatty acid desaturase family protein is translated as MTTPKFINNKSVFHQELKKRVNQYFEERNKPQTGNFSLYFKAIFLCATYFTLCIHVIFFTPPVLFAIVECLLLGILTAAIGFNVMHDGSHGSFSKNKHINKIAAISMNFLGASSIMWSIKHNIIHHTYTNVDGVDDDIEAQPWLRLCKSQKRYKMHRFQHYYFWFLYTLLHILWIFKTDYDKYFKSKVGEVSIRKLTLKEHLGFWAAKIGYIIGMIIVPICVVGFVKWLVGFLIITMSAGLILSIVFQLAHTVEHTHFPLPVADTNKIENEWAIHQLETTANFATKNKWISWYVGGLNFQIEHHLFPKISHVHYPAISKIIRQTCIDFGIQYIEFPRMVHAIASHTSHLRNLGRAD
- a CDS encoding glutamine--tRNA ligase/YqeY domain fusion protein, which translates into the protein MSEEKSLNFIEEIVEEGINTGKYKTILTRFPPEPNGYLHIGHAKSICLNFGLGIKYGGKTNLRFDDTNPVTEDTEYVDSIKEDVRWLGFNWANEFYASDYFDALYTLAVTLIKKGLAYVDDSSAEEIAALKGTPTEPGKESPYRNRSIDENLQLFEEMKNGRYKDGEKVLRAKADLTSPNMHMRDPLLYRIKHAHHHRTGDKWCIYPMYDFAHGQSDSIENITHSICTLEFVAHRELYNWFIEKLEIFPSHQYEFARLNMTYTVMSKRKLLQLVNEGFVQSWDDPRMPTISGLRRRGYTPESIRDFCDRIGVAKRDNLIDVSLLEFCVREDLNKIAKRVMAVLDPVKLIITNYPDNQTEEFTADYNTQAEDAGGTRSIPFSKELWIEREDFMEVPAKKWFRLAPGAMVRLKSAYIVKCESFTKDESGNITEIHATYIPESKSGNDTSGITVKGTIHWASVQHALSAEVRLYERLFKAEDPGSEEGDFKEYINPDSLQVISKAYVEPSLKIADTATRYQFIRKGYFCLDKEATADKLIFNRTVTLKDAWAKEVKKS